The nucleotide sequence ctgattctggggcgcctgggtggctcagtgggttgggccgctgccttcggctcaggtcatgatctcagggccctgggatcgagtcccgcatcgggctctctgctcagcagggagcctgcttccctctcactctctctctgcctgcctctctacctgctgtgatctctctctctgtcaaataaataaataaaatctttaaaaaaaaaaaaaaaaagaaaccagctgATTCTGATTATGAATGGTGTCTTCCTtcccagggaaggaaagaaaccTTTAATGTAAAAACAAACCAGAGGAAAGGGAAGGTAAGAGTCAGGAGCCTGTAgacaagggaaaaagaaacaagaagtaaTGAAAGAAGAATCTTCAGTTAAGATGAAGTTGGTAAGCACAGTACTGGGTGGGCTTCAACATTTATTAATATTGTGACAAGAGGAACAGGGCTACACTGTGATGAGATTTCTGGTGGGTGTGAATGGTGAACTCCCCTCCTATTCAGAACTCTCCAATGACTCTATCAGCCATGAGCCAGAGAAGGGAAATGCCTTATAGTCCATATGAACAGGATCTAGCTaaagaacacccccccccccccgttatcAGAAAGATGTCTGGGGATGCAAAGGCGATCCAAGGGACTATGGTCACCCTAGAGTAGGGTTTCTTGACCCTGGCACAATGGATGTTTTAGGTCGAATCATTGTGGGtggctgccctgtgcactgaaggATGTTTAGGGGTGCTCCCAAAGCTCCAAGCCACTCCCAAGTTTTAGGCCCAACTGATTCAGCCCAGTACCTTCCCTGCCAAGAGCCCTTGGAATCCCTAGACTCACCAAACCTTTTTAACCGAGCTGAGAGATGAGGGGCCCTCTGTGCCCTTGGGCTGTGCCACCTCAGCATTCCTTGGCCATTCTGCCAAGGGGTCCCTTGCTGCTTACCCTGAACACCAGTTATCTGCAGGCTGTTTCCCGTGCTACCCTTCAGTGGTCAGGCCGCTCAATCCTTTAAAGATCTTCCCATCAGGACTATTAGTTCATGGGGAGGAGAGGTGATAGGAAACCCTTCTTTATAAACAGAATATTTCAAGCTATTTGGAAAAGCCTTTCAAAAGTTCCCCAATGGGGCGCCtctgtggttcagtgggttaaagcctctgccttcagctcaggtcatgatcccagggtcctgggattgagccccacatacgGCTCCCTGCTActtccccctgcccaccccccccaccccacctgtctctctgcctacttgtgatctctgtccttcaaataaataattcttttttttttttaaagttccctgattagcagggggcctgcccaTCCTTAGGGCCATGGACCAGCCTGTCTCCTtgttttccctccccctccagtAGGATCCAGGACACCATTCATTCAATATGGGACATTTAAAATCAACCCCCACttcattcttcatttctctctccagactgaagaaaaatgtatagaattgagCTCACTCACAGAGAGTACCAGATCCCGCTTGCGCCTGGAGTTCTTCTGCCCACTCCCTCTGGTCCTGCATGGGGAAGCAGTAAACCCTAGAGAGTGTCTCAGCTCCCCTGTTCCCCCAGGGCCTGACTCTTCCAAGGCACCTTCCAGCGCAGCAGCAGCACTGAGCATGTCCTCAGGGCGGGGTGTTGGCAGCTTGCTTCCATTTTCTGGCCCTGTCTCTGAGGTTGCCCGCTGGATAGCCAGTTGTGTGGCTGGTGAGAGCTGCTTGGCATAAGCAGGAACCAGCACCCGCTGTACTGCACCCTCAGAGGCCACATAATCATCCACCAGCTAAGAACATAAAAAAGAATAGCCCATTAGCCATCCAGGCTTAGGGGAACTCGGTCAACCATCATTCTTTGGCCAAGGATAGTGAacagagagagcagaaagcaGGGGAAATCCAGCACAGTCTTTAATGGTCAACAGCTTGTTTCTCGGGGGCTCCTATGGGAGTGttggcaaatatttcttagaaatacATGGCCTCTCGAGTTGAATCGTTACCCACAGGACTGATTACAAGGACAAAGCTTGTTTCTGATGCTCTATTTGTGAGGAATCATCTATGATTTGCTCTTGGGTGTAAGAATCATAGCCAGGCAAGTATTTTGTCTAAAAGGATTGGGGGAGGAAGTGATAAGAAAGGAACAtcaagcaagagaaagaacaagaaaataaaatgataacacaaacaggagaaacaggagaaaaatggGAGCAAAGAAGAGAGATATAAAGTCAGAAATTtcagggcaccggggtggctcagtgggttaaacctcttccttcagggttgtgaattcaagccccaggttgggtgtgcagcctacttaaaaaaaaaaaaagaaaagaaaaaataaataaaatggggcacctgggtagctcagtgggttaagcctctgccttcagctcaggtcatgatctcagggtcctgggattgagcccccccacCCTACTCTCCGCCCCcccttgcactgggctctctgcccagcagggagcctgctttctcctctctctgcctgcctctctgcctagttgagatctctgtctgtcaggtaaataaataaaatcttaaaaaaaaaaaaagtcaataatttCTAGAGAGGCTGGCACCaactgtccccccccccattcccttcACAGGATCTGTCTGTGCCCCATCTTGATCCTGCTCTGGCCTCACCCGACTGTCATTGTTGTCCTGACATCCACTTGCTGCCTGTGCCCTCACTCAAGGACATacagggcagggaaaggaaggagggaggaaggagagagagggaagaaaggaggggggaTTTCTGcagccaagaaaacaaaacagtgaaagtgggggaaaaaaaaaaaacagaaagaagcgGGGGAGGAAGCTGAGATTTATAGACCTGTGAGCTGCTTTCTGCGCTGTGAAATCTAATTCCATCCTGTCGGCTCGGAAGCCTTCTCTGCCTGACAGAACCAAAGCTCAGGGCATCGCCTAGCCTGGTACCTAgtgccccctgcctcctcccacctccctgcagCTCCCCCATCCAGAGTCCTGGCTGGGCTGAATGGGGCAAGCAGCAGTGGTCGTCACCCACCACATGTCTAGGCCTTCAGGGAGCAGTGACCAGCCACAGGGTGGCACTGGAGGAGGACAGGGGCTTCTACATTCATTTCTCAGATCTAGCAGATGGGCTGGGAGTTTCCTCCCTTCCATCTCCCCTGTgtgctctgctccttctctctttcctgggTGTCTGGACCTTGTTGTGcatgagggaggaggaaagagaggacgTGGGGAGAGGGATCATGGGGGAGGAGAGCTAACAGACCTCCCACTGTCTCTCAAGTGGTGACACATCTGTTACTTTCCCATCTCTGTGATCTCCCTAGTTGCTCCATCTCCTTTTCATACTTCCAAGTGCCACGCTCTGCAGTTTTTACTCCACTCAGCCAGGGTTTTCCTGCTCAGATGGCCCTGAGcagtaaagaaactgaaatatCACAGTGTACTTCTGTGTCTTTTCCTGCTCACAAAATATGCCCGCTTGCTCCCCTTCTTCTCCCGACGATGacatctctctcttcccaggaACTCCCAGCTGTCCACTTCTCATCCTTAcgttttcccttttcctccaccTCTTTCCCACCTTCCCCCACGTTCTCCTGCCCGCCTCAATTCTCTTCCCATTTAGATTCACCTTTCCTCTGTGCTCTTTtcactttccctccttcctcaacccttcctctccacctgcctccttccctccctacccctgtCCTTCCATTCCCtttgtcctctccctctctcctccctctccgtccctcccccgtcccctccctctctctccacctctgcctgccccccctcCATTCCCATCTCTCTGTACTGAATTCCTCTTGGCAGGCGGAGGGCTCGTGATAAAATATGAATGAGCCGTCTGTGCGCGGCAGGCCTCCTCGCCAGGAGAGGCAGAGCCCCTGGAGCAGAGGAGCCAGCTGTGGAGGAGAGGGTGGCACGCAGAGCTCCTGAGGCAGGGGAGGCCACGGCCAGCGCCCCGCACCCCGGAGTCGAGCTCCTGCCATACGGGCTGCGGTGGGGAGCCAGGCACACGAGGGCTGCCTATGCCCGCCGGCAAGGGACGGCCGGGCCTGTCCTGTTTGCGCACAAGTAACCCCCAAAAGCGAGGCTGAAGGCCGGACAGAAgccagagggaggcagaaggaagagggacaGGACCGGAGAAGCCCTCGGGAGCCACCCCAGGACACGCGCGTCCCGCTCTGCGGCCCTACTCACGGGATTGAGCAGCGGGGCCGCGTCGCCGGCCGCCAGGGGGCACCCCGGGAGCCGCGCGTCTCTCTGCGCGGCCGGGAAGCCCAAGGGCCCGGGCCCCACGGCCGAGGCGGCTCCCACCTGCCACAGCTCCTCGATCACCACCTGCATGCCGCTGCCCACGCTGTCACACTCCTCTTCCGCCGCGGCCGCTGCCTTGCACGTCTCCCCAGGGCTCTCCTTGAGAGGCCCCGGCTCCTCGGGCGGGGAGTCGTGCGCCCGGCTGTCCGCATCCTCGTTGGGGGCAGAGGCTTTCCCTTGCCTCAGTTCACCCACCTCCTCCTGGAGACGTTTCAGCAATTCGTTGTTGGCCCTGGCGAGCCCCAGAGCGGCCTCGGCCAGGCCCACAGCCTTCTCCACCCGCTGGTAGATAATGTGCAGGAGCTGCTCGGAACTCTGAACGGCCAGGCCGTGTCCAGTCACCGTGATGGGGGTGCTGGCGGGAGGGTTCCCGCCTTGGGACCCTGCGCTGCTCGCGCTGGTCTCGCTCTTGCAagcacagcagcagcatctggccTCGCTGCCAccgggaggggagaagaggatgGTGGCACTGAAGGACATGGCTGATGGCAGCGGGAACAAGTATGCTCACACTGCTGGGTTGCTCAGAAAGGTGTTCCCAGTCGGCCCCACTCGAGGCAGGCGGGAAGCACCAGcctctttggattcactttccTGTGTCATGGCAGGTGACCAGAGGAGCCTGGGTACCAGGCGTCGGGCTGGGTGAAGGAGGAGTAGGCAAGCCAGGAAGGAGTACACCTTCCATGGCTGCCTGTCCTCAGCCTGCAGAGAGATGCCTTCTTCTATCTGCAGATCCTGTACTCTCCCAGCACAGCGCGGTGGGGGTCCCAATCACTGCTGACCCAAAGGGTGGTGCCTACACAGGCCTTCCTGATGAATACAGTGTCAAGGGGTAGAAGGTATTCTTCCTGCACCCAAGCATGGAACCCCACCACCACTCCAACCTGAGGAACAGAGGGGTGGGGGACTCAAAAGGACCCACAAGCATCTGGAAAGATGAGAAGATTAAGGAAGAAAATGCAGATCTGTCTTTACCTCCTCCCTGTCTTTGTGGTAGTAACAGTCATTGCCTTTTGTCTCCTTGACATCATTCTTTAAGGAGTTCAAAACCCTTCCCGCAGGTTATCTCAACCACACCGAAGCTCTAGGAAATACACATTACCCCAGGTACACCGAAGAGACATGCAGACGAGTTATAGATCTTTTTCAAGGTCAAGGGAGACAGCAGAATCCAGTTATTGCCACTTTCAATCTagtgcttatttttttaactgataaCCACTTTTTGTTGACATAGAGAATCACGATTCTACCCGCTCTATAATTTTCTTACACATGCATTCAGAGTAAGACTCCTAAGTAAGGAATATGCCGACAGCCCTCAACACGTCACCAACCTCACACGATTCTATCACTGGCACTTTGGGGATGgggcagggaaaggaagggaaaagctgGATCAGAGAATCAAGCTGTGGTGACCACAGGCCAACCAGCCCCTGGCTCTCACATTTGTGCATCTGGGCCTCCAGCCTCTGAAAAGAAATCCAGCTGTTCTGAATCCTACAGCTGGTAGGTCGGAGAAATCACCTCTGAGGCCCCTCATCTCCACTTCTCAAGCTCCTTGACGGAGGGACAAAGCTCAAAAGGCATGTCGAAATAGCTCAGTCCCCACATGACCAGCCCCATCAAAGACAAAACCAGAATATTGATGATAAACCAAAGTGTCTCACTTTTGAATCACCCTAGGTAAGCAACTAAACTActctaggagaaaaagaaaaaaggtatggGAAGGTTGGACTGTATGACTGAGCACAGTCCAAGGAGCTTCATGTTGTCTTTGCTAAATACTTgattataggggaaaaaaaaaatccctctgtcTGAAGCTCCCTAAGATAGAATCTTAGGTATATTTACAGTTTCCACAAGAGATACATTTCCATCTTACCCTATAAATGATATCATaacatcacaattaaaaaaaagaggaggcgGGTAAGAAGATTTTCTATATATTGagatttgggtttcttttttttgaatCAGCAATCTCATTTAGTGCCTCTTCGGTACTAAAATGTAAATCTGACCAtgcattttaattacatttgGCTATTAAAGAATAGCCTTTGATTTGCTCTTTCCACCttttatacataaaaacaaacaaacaaaaatgtttctgTGCCAGGTTTTGACATGTAAGAACTTCACTCATATCCATTTGCAGCTTCTCTGTCATTAGAGTCACTGGAAGGCAAGCTTAACCTGAAACTAAAGGTTAGAAGAAGGCAGTAAACGAGTCCGGTGTCAGTTTATGGATGAAGCATTTATAAATCCTTTCCCTTCCTAAATAAGGGCCTTCGCTGTTCTTGCCGGGTTTTTAACCAACACCATGCAAGGAGTGTCACCTGAAACACAGCTGTTGTGAGAAAAAGACAGTTATGTAGAAGATAAGATACAAATGGTTGCCAGCTGGGTTCAGTATTTG is from Mustela lutreola isolate mMusLut2 chromosome 7, mMusLut2.pri, whole genome shotgun sequence and encodes:
- the C7H14orf93 gene encoding uncharacterized protein C14orf93 homolog isoform X1, with the protein product MSFSATILFSPPGGSEARCCCCACKSETSASSAGSQGGNPPASTPITVTGHGLAVQSSEQLLHIIYQRVEKAVGLAEAALGLARANNELLKRLQEEVGELRQGKASAPNEDADSRAHDSPPEEPGPLKESPGETCKAAAAAEEECDSVGSGMQVVIEELWQVGAASAVGPGPLGFPAAQRDARLPGCPLAAGDAAPLLNPLVDDYVASEGAVQRVLVPAYAKQLSPATQLAIQRATSETGPENGSKLPTPRPEDMLSAAAALEGALEESGPGGTGELRHSLGFTASPCRTRGSGQKNSRRKRDLVLSKLVHNVHNHITNDKRFNGSESIKSSWNISVVKFLLEKLKQELVTSPHNYTDKELKGACVAYFLTKRREYRNSLNPFKGLKEKEEKKLRSRRYRLFANRSSIMRHFGPEDQRLWKDVTEELMSDEEDSLNEPGVWVARPPRFRAQRLTELCYHLDANSKHGTKANRVYGPPSDRLPSAEAQLLPPELYNPHFQEEEDEGGDENGPVSPSFDQPHKTCCPDLNSFIEIKVEKDE